A single region of the Psychrobacter alimentarius genome encodes:
- a CDS encoding TetR/AcrR family transcriptional regulator, with translation MTIMSVNSTNTPPDTKTHLLDIGYQLIAKKGFTAVGIKQILDTAGIPKGSFYHYFASKETFGEAIISNYFVHYKERLDTIADQDVSAQQKLYNYFQNWYDTQQNGCDHGKCLVVKLSAEVADMSESMRLALNAGYQQIINWLAEQIKAGWADNSVPHFDNVAAESMAKRWYFAWLGASLIAKTSQTNTPLAEVWQMTTTQMGR, from the coding sequence ATGACTATTATGTCTGTTAACTCGACGAATACCCCGCCAGACACCAAAACCCATTTATTAGATATAGGCTATCAACTTATTGCTAAAAAAGGATTTACCGCTGTTGGTATCAAGCAGATACTAGACACAGCAGGCATTCCTAAAGGCTCGTTCTATCATTACTTTGCCTCAAAGGAGACTTTTGGTGAAGCCATTATTAGTAATTACTTTGTGCATTATAAAGAGCGCTTAGATACCATCGCAGATCAAGATGTTAGCGCTCAGCAGAAGCTATACAACTATTTTCAGAACTGGTATGACACTCAGCAAAACGGCTGTGATCATGGAAAATGCTTGGTCGTTAAGCTCAGTGCTGAGGTAGCAGACATGTCTGAGTCTATGCGTCTCGCCCTAAATGCTGGTTATCAACAAATCATCAATTGGCTGGCCGAACAGATCAAAGCTGGATGGGCTGATAACTCAGTCCCCCATTTTGATAATGTGGCTGCTGAGAGTATGGCCAAACGCTGGTATTTTGCTTGGTTAGGTGCCAGCCTAATTGCTAAAACCAGTCAGACCAACACCCCACTCGCAGAAGTTTGGCAGATGACGACCACACAAATGGGCCGTTGA